A stretch of the Mycolicibacterium celeriflavum genome encodes the following:
- a CDS encoding Vgb family protein: protein MTSPLKVAVDGGPYGLAAAPDGALWVTLVHAGAIARVTDAGDVTVYPVAPGCRPSIIAAGPDGALWFTRNGDDRIGRITTAGEVSAFELAEGSGPYGITIGPDGALWFTALTSGEIGRISVSGEISAGYPVGGAPSMIVTGPDNALWFTLNQAGAVGRLTLSGELTVRETPTAASGPVGIAATHDDAVWFTEILAERVGRIPMDDAIQEIALPGKPHAVLADPDDGVWVTLWGSSQLARISGDGEIITIDLPPGSEPHGLAVDANGCVWVALEAGYVLRMPS, encoded by the coding sequence GTGACGAGCCCGCTCAAGGTCGCCGTCGACGGCGGGCCCTACGGGCTCGCGGCGGCTCCGGACGGGGCGCTGTGGGTGACGTTGGTGCACGCCGGTGCGATCGCCCGGGTGACCGACGCCGGTGACGTCACCGTCTATCCCGTCGCGCCGGGATGTCGGCCATCGATCATCGCCGCGGGCCCCGACGGCGCGCTGTGGTTCACCCGCAACGGCGACGACCGCATCGGTCGCATCACCACGGCGGGAGAGGTCAGTGCATTCGAGCTGGCCGAGGGCAGCGGCCCCTACGGCATCACGATCGGGCCCGACGGCGCGCTGTGGTTCACGGCCCTGACTTCCGGTGAGATCGGCCGGATCTCGGTCAGCGGCGAGATCTCCGCCGGGTATCCGGTCGGCGGTGCGCCGTCGATGATCGTCACCGGGCCCGACAACGCGCTGTGGTTCACGCTGAACCAGGCGGGCGCAGTCGGTCGGCTGACGCTCTCCGGCGAGCTAACCGTGCGCGAAACCCCAACGGCCGCATCGGGTCCGGTCGGGATCGCCGCGACGCACGATGACGCGGTGTGGTTCACCGAGATCCTCGCCGAGCGGGTGGGGCGCATCCCGATGGACGATGCGATCCAGGAGATCGCACTTCCCGGCAAGCCGCACGCCGTGCTCGCCGATCCCGACGACGGGGTGTGGGTGACGCTGTGGGGGTCGAGCCAACTCGCCCGGATCAGCGGCGACGGTGAGATCATCACCATCGACCTCCCGCCGGGGAGTGAACCGCACGGGCTCGCTGTCGACGCCAACGGCTGCGTCTGGGTCGCCCTGGAAGCGGGTTACGTCCTGCGCATGCCGTCCTGA
- a CDS encoding MspA family porin, producing MLRSGITVIAIVGLLGNLGAAVAAAEPEVEPVAAEVAPPPVDGAVESTPPAVTVGPNGWRLEMSAEKETQAPIPPLTTALSSREYVVGGTYKGRLSGPGGGEEPEGTLEVGYEIGCGIDMSTSNGVSLTGTAGINPSIGLLGLTIVGGGEDFGILPSLGGNVGGGITVGLKPGLVNVVPVTKKKFTGAEPWVMVSGFRVKIDGCVGESFIRSYSYLTHSTEQSEAIVAWYGVTKKI from the coding sequence GTGCTGCGAAGCGGCATCACGGTGATCGCCATCGTGGGACTGTTGGGCAATCTGGGTGCTGCAGTGGCCGCGGCGGAACCGGAAGTCGAACCCGTCGCCGCCGAGGTCGCGCCCCCGCCGGTGGACGGTGCGGTCGAGTCGACGCCGCCGGCGGTGACGGTAGGCCCCAACGGCTGGCGCCTGGAGATGAGTGCCGAGAAGGAAACCCAGGCCCCGATCCCCCCGCTGACCACAGCGCTGTCGTCACGTGAATACGTCGTCGGCGGCACCTACAAGGGACGGCTGAGCGGGCCTGGGGGCGGCGAGGAGCCGGAGGGCACCCTCGAGGTCGGCTACGAAATCGGTTGTGGCATCGACATGAGCACCTCGAACGGTGTCTCGCTGACCGGCACCGCCGGCATCAACCCGTCCATCGGACTCCTCGGACTCACCATCGTCGGAGGGGGAGAGGACTTCGGAATTCTGCCCAGCCTGGGCGGAAATGTCGGCGGCGGCATCACCGTCGGCCTCAAACCCGGCCTGGTCAACGTGGTTCCGGTGACGAAGAAGAAGTTCACCGGCGCCGAGCCGTGGGTGATGGTGAGCGGCTTCCGGGTCAAGATCGACGGCTGCGTCGGAGAGTCGTTCATCCGCTCCTATTCCTACCTCACACACTCGACCGAGCAGTCGGAGGCGATCGTCGCGTGGTACGGCGTGACTAAAAAAATCTGA
- a CDS encoding neutral zinc metallopeptidase: protein MSRRHRIGAAIAVGAALLATACTNTLQGQPVSVFADPFRVAGMPATDGPTGLRPHAQDPVREVRGTDGGDADELARQAISDIEEFWEGAYGDAFDGKFEPVDQVYSWDANGFDDTGFCDTDTYGLVNAGFCKTDNTIGWDRGELVPSLRQAYGDMGVTMVLAHEYGHSVQKQAGLVGEDTPTLVSEQQADCLAGAYMRWVAEDDSTRFTLSTGDGLNNVLAAVVAFRDPLLSENDPEAGVDEHGSAFERVSAFQFGFTDGAAACAAIDMREIGQRRGDLPVLLDENETGEWAVSEESVRAVVDAMDILFEPATPPELSFDPAECPDARPSPPVSYCPATNTIAVDLDELAQIGAPPDIDDPIGLATGDNTAYSVLVSRYMQAIQNEHGGVELDDAEAALRTACLTGVATTKLSKSVQTPDGNTVALTAGDVDEAVSGILINGLVASDVNGESVPSGFSRIDAFRVGVLGDTERCFKRFD from the coding sequence ATGAGTCGACGACACCGGATCGGTGCCGCGATCGCGGTGGGCGCGGCGCTGCTGGCGACGGCATGCACCAACACGCTTCAAGGCCAACCGGTCTCGGTGTTCGCCGATCCCTTCCGCGTCGCCGGGATGCCGGCGACGGACGGCCCCACGGGTCTGCGGCCCCACGCGCAGGACCCCGTGCGTGAGGTGCGAGGCACCGACGGAGGCGACGCCGACGAACTGGCCCGCCAGGCGATCAGCGACATCGAGGAGTTCTGGGAGGGTGCCTACGGCGATGCCTTCGACGGCAAGTTCGAGCCGGTCGACCAGGTTTACTCTTGGGACGCCAACGGATTCGACGACACCGGGTTCTGCGACACCGACACTTACGGACTGGTCAATGCCGGCTTCTGCAAGACCGACAACACGATCGGCTGGGATCGCGGTGAACTCGTACCGAGCCTGCGTCAGGCGTACGGCGACATGGGCGTCACGATGGTGCTCGCCCACGAGTACGGCCACTCGGTGCAGAAGCAGGCGGGTCTGGTCGGCGAGGACACCCCGACGCTGGTCTCCGAGCAGCAAGCCGACTGCCTGGCAGGTGCGTACATGCGCTGGGTTGCCGAGGACGACTCGACGCGCTTCACACTGTCGACAGGTGATGGGCTCAACAACGTGCTGGCGGCCGTCGTCGCGTTCCGCGATCCGCTGTTGAGTGAGAACGACCCCGAAGCCGGTGTCGACGAACACGGTTCGGCGTTCGAGCGTGTCTCGGCGTTCCAGTTCGGTTTCACCGACGGCGCAGCGGCCTGTGCAGCCATCGATATGCGCGAGATCGGCCAGCGCCGCGGCGATCTGCCGGTGCTGCTGGACGAGAACGAAACCGGCGAATGGGCCGTCTCCGAGGAGTCTGTGCGCGCGGTTGTCGACGCGATGGACATCCTGTTCGAACCCGCGACCCCACCCGAGCTGAGCTTCGACCCCGCCGAGTGCCCGGACGCGCGGCCCAGCCCGCCGGTGTCCTACTGTCCCGCCACCAACACCATCGCCGTCGATCTCGACGAGCTGGCGCAGATCGGCGCGCCGCCCGACATCGACGACCCGATCGGCCTGGCCACCGGCGACAACACCGCCTACTCGGTGTTGGTTTCGCGGTACATGCAGGCGATCCAGAACGAGCACGGCGGCGTCGAACTGGACGACGCCGAGGCCGCGCTGCGCACGGCGTGCCTGACCGGCGTGGCCACCACCAAGTTGTCGAAAAGCGTGCAGACCCCGGACGGCAACACCGTGGCGCTGACCGCGGGCGACGTCGACGAAGCGGTGTCCGGCATCCTCATCAACGGCCTGGTGGCCAGCGACGTCAACGGCGAGTCGGTGCCGTCGGGCTTCTCCCGCATCGACGCGTTCCGCGTTGGGGTGCTCGGTGACACCGAGCGTTGCTTCAAGCGATTCGACTGA
- a CDS encoding ATP-dependent DNA helicase — translation MARAVARAFDTGEHLAVQAGTGTGKSLAYLVPAIARAVETDEPVVVSTATIALQRQLVDRDLPRLTESLTGALPRTPEFALLKGRGNYLCLNKIHNGAAESDERPQEELFEPVAASALGRDVQRLIAWSSDTDTGDRDELTPGVPDRSWSQVSVSARECIGVARCPFGTDCFAEKAREKAGHADVVVTNHALLAIDAISDAAVLPEHHLLVVDEAHELVDRVTSVATGELSATSLGAAHRRAARLVDEELAHRLEAATATLSSAIHDTEPGRIDVLDDELATYLTAVRDAAHRVRSAIDTAPSDPRAASARAEAVTALTDIGDIASRILDSFIPAIPDRTDVVWIEREETRGTVRTILRVAPLSVSGLLRTRLFEDSTTVLTSATLTIGGTFDAMAAAWGLTADDMQWQGVDVGSPFEHAKSGILYVAAHLPPPGRDGTGSAEQLDEIAALVTAAGGRTLGLFSSTRAAKAAAEIMRERLDTPVLCQGEDTTSALVKRFADDPESSLFGTLSLWQGVDVPGPSLSLVLIDRIPFPRPDDPLLTARQRAVAARGGNGFMTVAAGHAALLLAQGAGRLLRTVDDRGVVAVLDSRMATARYGGYLRASLPPFWATTDSTRVRQALERLRTV, via the coding sequence ATGGCCCGGGCCGTCGCGCGCGCGTTCGACACCGGCGAGCACCTCGCGGTGCAGGCCGGAACGGGCACCGGCAAGTCGCTGGCCTACCTCGTTCCCGCGATCGCGCGCGCCGTCGAGACCGACGAACCCGTCGTGGTGTCCACGGCCACCATCGCGCTGCAACGCCAACTCGTCGACCGTGACCTGCCGCGGCTAACCGAGTCGCTGACCGGCGCGCTGCCGCGCACGCCCGAATTCGCGCTGTTGAAAGGTCGCGGAAACTATCTGTGCCTGAACAAGATTCACAACGGAGCTGCAGAATCGGACGAGCGCCCGCAGGAAGAGTTGTTCGAACCGGTTGCGGCCAGCGCACTGGGGCGGGACGTACAGCGGCTCATCGCCTGGTCGTCGGACACCGACACCGGTGACCGCGACGAGTTGACCCCCGGTGTGCCGGACCGGTCGTGGTCGCAGGTCAGCGTGTCGGCGCGCGAGTGCATCGGCGTGGCCCGATGCCCGTTCGGCACCGACTGCTTCGCGGAGAAGGCGCGGGAGAAAGCCGGGCACGCCGATGTCGTCGTCACCAATCACGCGCTGTTGGCGATCGACGCGATCTCCGATGCCGCTGTGTTGCCCGAACACCACCTGCTCGTCGTCGACGAGGCGCATGAGCTGGTCGACCGGGTGACCTCGGTGGCCACCGGCGAGTTGTCGGCGACGTCGCTCGGCGCCGCCCACCGCCGCGCCGCGCGCCTGGTCGACGAGGAACTGGCACACCGGTTGGAGGCCGCGACCGCGACATTGTCGTCGGCGATCCACGACACCGAACCGGGCCGCATCGACGTGCTCGACGACGAATTGGCCACCTATCTGACCGCTGTTCGCGACGCCGCGCACCGGGTCCGGTCGGCGATCGACACCGCGCCGAGTGATCCCAGGGCGGCGTCCGCGCGCGCCGAGGCCGTCACCGCGTTGACCGACATCGGCGACATCGCCTCGCGCATTCTCGACTCCTTCATACCCGCCATCCCCGACCGCACGGACGTGGTGTGGATCGAGCGCGAAGAGACGCGCGGAACGGTACGAACGATCCTGCGGGTGGCGCCGCTGTCGGTGTCAGGGTTGTTGCGCACCAGGCTGTTCGAGGATTCGACGACGGTGCTGACGTCGGCCACCCTGACCATCGGCGGCACGTTCGACGCGATGGCTGCCGCGTGGGGACTGACGGCCGACGACATGCAGTGGCAGGGTGTCGACGTCGGATCCCCGTTCGAGCACGCCAAGTCGGGCATCCTCTACGTCGCCGCCCATCTGCCGCCGCCGGGGCGCGACGGCACCGGATCGGCCGAACAACTCGACGAGATCGCCGCGCTGGTCACCGCCGCCGGCGGACGCACCCTCGGCTTGTTCTCCTCGACGCGGGCGGCCAAGGCCGCTGCCGAGATCATGCGCGAGCGTCTGGACACCCCGGTGCTGTGCCAGGGCGAGGACACCACGTCGGCGTTGGTCAAGCGGTTCGCCGACGATCCCGAGAGCTCGTTGTTCGGCACGCTGTCGCTGTGGCAGGGCGTCGACGTGCCGGGCCCATCGCTGTCGCTGGTGCTGATCGACCGGATTCCGTTCCCGCGCCCGGACGACCCGCTGCTCACTGCACGGCAGCGGGCGGTGGCCGCACGCGGCGGCAACGGCTTCATGACGGTGGCCGCCGGCCACGCGGCCCTGCTGCTGGCGCAAGGCGCCGGCAGGTTATTACGCACCGTCGACGACCGCGGCGTCGTCGCCGTGCTGGACTCCCGGATGGCCACCGCGCGCTACGGCGGCTACCTGCGGGCTTCGCTGCCGCCGTTCTGGGCCACCACCGACTCCACCCGCGTGCGTCAGGCGCTCGAACGTCTCCGCACCGTTTGA
- a CDS encoding nicotinate phosphoribosyltransferase, whose product MTAASPALLTDKYELTMLAAALRDGTAHRRTTFELFARRLPEGRRYGVVAGTARFVDALAHFRFDEAALSSLAEFLDPQTLAYLADYRFRGDVDGYAEGELYFPGSPVLCVHGTFGECVVLETLALSIFNHDTAIASAAARMVSAAEGRPLIEMGSRRTHEQAAVAAARAAYLAGFAGSSNLAAQRDYGVPALGTSAHAFTLLHTTNDGPDERAAFRAQVDALGVGTTLLVDTYDITAGVATAVDVAGPELGAVRIDSGDLGVLARQVRAQLDSLGATGTQIVVSGDLDEFAIASLRAEPVDIYGVGTSLVTGSGAPTAGMVYKLAEVDGIPVEKRSSHKQSHGGRKQALRLAKSTGTIVEEVVCPYGRPPSDHDGLTARGLTVPLIQRGEPVGDLSFDAVRQRVADGLTSLPWDGLKLSRGEPAIPTRLIPPGA is encoded by the coding sequence GTGACCGCCGCATCCCCGGCCCTGCTCACCGACAAATACGAGCTGACGATGCTCGCGGCCGCGCTGCGGGACGGCACCGCCCACCGGCGCACCACCTTCGAACTCTTCGCGCGCCGACTGCCCGAAGGGCGTCGCTACGGCGTGGTCGCCGGCACCGCCCGTTTCGTGGATGCTTTGGCGCACTTCAGATTCGACGAAGCGGCGCTGTCTTCACTCGCGGAGTTTCTCGACCCACAGACGCTTGCCTATCTCGCCGACTACCGATTCCGCGGCGATGTCGACGGATACGCCGAAGGTGAGCTGTACTTCCCCGGTTCGCCTGTGCTCTGCGTGCACGGCACGTTCGGTGAGTGCGTCGTACTGGAGACATTGGCGTTGTCGATCTTCAACCACGACACCGCGATCGCGTCGGCCGCCGCCCGCATGGTCAGCGCGGCCGAGGGCCGGCCGCTGATCGAGATGGGCTCACGGCGCACGCACGAACAGGCCGCCGTCGCCGCCGCCCGCGCGGCATACCTGGCGGGCTTCGCCGGATCGTCCAACCTGGCGGCGCAGCGCGACTACGGGGTCCCGGCGCTGGGCACCAGCGCGCACGCCTTCACGCTGCTGCACACCACCAACGACGGCCCCGACGAGCGGGCGGCCTTCCGGGCGCAGGTCGACGCGCTGGGAGTGGGCACCACGCTGCTGGTCGACACCTACGACATCACCGCGGGGGTGGCGACGGCCGTCGACGTCGCCGGTCCCGAACTCGGCGCGGTGCGGATCGACTCCGGCGACCTCGGGGTGCTCGCACGACAGGTCCGGGCCCAACTCGACAGCCTCGGCGCGACCGGAACCCAGATCGTGGTGTCCGGTGACCTCGATGAGTTCGCGATCGCCTCACTGCGCGCCGAACCGGTCGACATCTACGGCGTGGGCACTTCGCTCGTCACCGGGTCCGGCGCCCCGACCGCAGGCATGGTTTACAAGCTGGCCGAGGTGGACGGCATCCCGGTGGAAAAGCGCAGCAGCCACAAGCAGTCTCATGGCGGTCGTAAGCAGGCGCTGCGGCTCGCCAAGTCGACCGGCACGATCGTCGAGGAGGTCGTGTGCCCCTACGGCCGCCCGCCCTCGGACCACGACGGGCTCACCGCGCGAGGGTTGACGGTTCCGCTGATCCAGCGTGGCGAACCGGTTGGCGACCTGTCCTTCGACGCGGTCCGTCAGCGGGTCGCCGACGGGTTGACGAGCCTGCCGTGGGACGGGCTGAAGCTGTCCCGCGGCGAGCCGGCGATCCCCACCCGGCTGATCCCTCCCGGCGCGTAG
- the clpS gene encoding ATP-dependent Clp protease adapter ClpS — protein MVTPAKARPKTRKERDVKSVAEEDAATDTPWVTIVWDDPVNLMTYVTYVFQKLFGYPEPHATKLMLQVHNEGKAVVSAGSRESMEVDVSKLHAAGLWATMQQDR, from the coding sequence ATGGTTACGCCGGCGAAGGCTCGACCGAAAACTCGCAAGGAGCGGGACGTCAAGTCGGTCGCGGAGGAAGACGCGGCCACCGACACCCCGTGGGTGACCATCGTGTGGGACGACCCGGTGAACCTCATGACGTACGTGACTTACGTCTTCCAGAAATTGTTCGGCTACCCCGAACCGCACGCGACCAAGCTGATGCTGCAGGTGCACAACGAGGGCAAGGCGGTGGTTTCGGCGGGCAGTCGCGAGTCGATGGAGGTCGACGTGTCCAAGCTCCACGCCGCCGGGTTGTGGGCGACCATGCAGCAGGACCGCTGA
- the aosR gene encoding oxidative stress transcriptional regulator AosR, producing the protein MRKWKRVETADGARFRSAVAPHEAALLRSLATSLVGMLDERETSAPADELEDITGMRTGNSTPPDDDTMKRLLPDFYRPQTEHPAGSSAAESLNSALRSLHEPAIIDAKRQAAQTLLDTMPPQGGKFELSEADAHAWAAAVNDMRLALGTMLGISPDGPDDLPHDHPMAGHLDVYQWLTVLQEYLVLGLMGKSR; encoded by the coding sequence GTGCGTAAATGGAAGCGGGTGGAGACCGCCGACGGCGCGCGCTTCCGGTCGGCCGTGGCGCCGCATGAGGCCGCGCTGTTGCGAAGCCTCGCCACCTCGCTGGTGGGCATGCTCGATGAACGTGAAACATCCGCGCCCGCAGACGAACTCGAGGACATCACCGGTATGCGCACCGGAAACTCCACCCCTCCCGACGATGACACGATGAAGCGGCTGCTGCCGGACTTCTACCGACCGCAGACCGAGCACCCGGCCGGCTCCAGCGCGGCCGAGAGCCTCAACAGCGCGCTGCGCAGCCTGCACGAGCCGGCCATCATCGATGCGAAACGTCAAGCGGCGCAAACACTTCTGGACACCATGCCACCGCAGGGCGGCAAGTTCGAGTTGTCCGAGGCCGACGCGCACGCCTGGGCCGCCGCGGTCAACGACATGCGGCTGGCGCTGGGCACCATGCTCGGCATCTCGCCGGACGGACCCGACGACCTGCCGCACGACCATCCGATGGCCGGACACCTCGACGTCTACCAGTGGCTCACCGTGCTGCAGGAGTATCTGGTGCTGGGCCTGATGGGCAAGTCGAGATGA
- a CDS encoding P1 family peptidase, giving the protein MSSITDVAGIRVGHHHRLDPDVTLGSGWASGTTVVLTPPGTVGGVDGRGGAPGTRETDLLDPINSVQHVDAVVLTGGSAYGLAAADGVMHFLEEQGRGVALEGGVVPIVPAAVVFDLPVGGWQCRPTAEFGYAAARSAGTEVAIGTVGAGTGARVGVLKGGVGTASMTLDCGATVGVIVVVNAAGDAVDTATGLPWLAYQIEEFGLVPPPADQIAAYADRHLEYSPLNTTIAVVATDAVLSSAGCRRVAVAAHDGLARTIRPCHTPLDGDTVFALATGAVEVPPDPTTPASMSPEVPLITQVGAAAADCLARAVMVGVLAAESVAGIPTYRDLLPGAFE; this is encoded by the coding sequence ATGAGCTCGATCACCGATGTGGCCGGTATCCGGGTGGGCCATCACCATCGGCTCGACCCGGACGTGACGCTGGGTTCGGGTTGGGCCAGCGGCACCACCGTCGTGCTGACGCCGCCGGGGACCGTTGGCGGCGTCGACGGCAGGGGCGGGGCGCCCGGCACGCGGGAGACCGACCTGCTCGACCCGATCAACTCCGTGCAGCACGTCGATGCCGTGGTGCTGACCGGCGGCAGCGCGTACGGCCTGGCCGCCGCGGACGGGGTGATGCACTTCCTCGAGGAGCAGGGCCGCGGTGTCGCGCTGGAGGGCGGCGTCGTGCCGATCGTGCCCGCGGCGGTGGTCTTCGACCTACCGGTCGGCGGCTGGCAGTGTCGGCCGACGGCGGAGTTCGGTTACGCGGCGGCCCGGAGCGCCGGGACCGAGGTGGCGATCGGCACCGTAGGCGCGGGTACGGGCGCGCGGGTGGGTGTCCTCAAGGGCGGCGTGGGCACGGCGTCGATGACGCTCGACTGCGGCGCGACGGTGGGGGTGATCGTCGTGGTCAACGCCGCGGGCGACGCTGTCGACACGGCGACGGGTCTGCCGTGGTTGGCCTACCAGATCGAGGAGTTCGGGTTGGTGCCGCCGCCCGCCGACCAGATCGCCGCCTACGCCGACCGGCACCTCGAATACAGCCCGCTCAACACGACCATTGCCGTGGTCGCCACCGACGCCGTCCTGAGCTCCGCGGGCTGTCGCCGGGTCGCCGTCGCCGCGCACGACGGGTTGGCCCGCACCATCCGGCCGTGCCACACGCCACTCGATGGCGACACGGTGTTCGCACTGGCCACCGGCGCTGTGGAGGTCCCGCCCGACCCGACGACCCCGGCGTCGATGTCGCCGGAGGTTCCTCTGATCACGCAGGTCGGCGCCGCCGCCGCGGACTGCCTGGCCCGCGCGGTGATGGTCGGGGTGCTGGCCGCCGAGTCGGTGGCCGGAATACCCACGTACCGGGACCTGTTGCCCGGAGCGTTCGAGTAA
- a CDS encoding Mov34/MPN/PAD-1 family protein, translated as MLVIRADLVDAMVAHARADHPDEACGVIAGPEGSDRPERFIAMVNAERSPTFYRFDSGEQLNVWRALEEAGDAPIIIYHSHTATEAYPSRTDIAYASEPDAHYVLVSTRDPEEHEVRSYRIVDGVVTEEPLKIVEQY; from the coding sequence GTGTTGGTGATTCGGGCCGATCTGGTCGACGCCATGGTCGCCCATGCCCGGGCCGACCATCCCGACGAGGCGTGCGGGGTGATCGCGGGGCCGGAGGGCTCGGACCGTCCGGAGCGCTTCATCGCGATGGTCAATGCCGAGCGTTCGCCGACGTTCTACCGGTTCGACTCCGGTGAGCAACTGAATGTGTGGCGGGCCTTAGAGGAGGCAGGGGACGCTCCCATCATCATCTACCACTCGCACACCGCGACCGAGGCGTACCCCAGCCGAACCGACATCGCGTACGCATCCGAACCGGACGCCCACTACGTGCTGGTGTCGACCCGCGACCCCGAAGAACACGAGGTGCGGAGCTACCGCATCGTCGACGGCGTCGTCACCGAGGAACCCCTCAAGATCGTCGAGCAGTACTAG
- a CDS encoding MoaD/ThiS family protein: MPVSVSIPTILRTHTGGEKRVTATGDTLAAVIGDLEANYSGISERLMDKANPGKLNRFVNIYVNDEDVRFSGGLDTTIADGDSVTILPAVAGGSVGV; the protein is encoded by the coding sequence ATGCCTGTATCTGTGTCCATCCCGACCATCCTGCGCACCCACACCGGCGGTGAGAAGCGCGTCACCGCGACCGGCGACACGCTCGCCGCTGTGATCGGCGACCTGGAGGCCAACTACTCCGGCATCTCCGAACGCCTGATGGACAAGGCCAATCCCGGCAAGCTGAACCGGTTCGTCAACATCTATGTCAACGACGAGGACGTGCGGTTCTCCGGCGGCCTGGACACCACGATCGCCGATGGCGACTCGGTGACCATCTTGCCGGCGGTGGCAGGAGGGTCAGTGGGCGTCTGA
- a CDS encoding cysteine synthase — MTRYDSLLEALGNTPLVGLRRVSPRWDDEPHVRLWAKLEDRNPTGSIKDRPALRMIEEAERQGLLQPGATILEPTSGNTGISLAMAALLKGYQMICVMPENTSIERRQLLELYGARIIYSPAEGGSNTAVAHAKELAQQNPSWVMLYQYGNEANSLSHYEGTGPELLADLPEITHFVAGLGTTGTLMGTGRYLREHKPDVKIVAAEPRYGEGVYALRNIDEGFIPELYDPDVLTTRYSVGSYDAIRRTRDLVQVEGIFAGISTGAVLHAALGIAAKAVKAGEQADIAFVVADAGWKYLSTGAYAGSLDDAEDALEGQLWA; from the coding sequence ATGACGCGTTACGACTCGCTGCTCGAAGCGCTGGGCAACACGCCGCTGGTGGGCCTTCGCCGTGTCTCGCCGCGCTGGGACGACGAGCCCCACGTGCGGTTGTGGGCCAAGCTCGAGGACCGCAATCCCACCGGCTCCATCAAGGACCGCCCGGCGTTGCGGATGATCGAGGAGGCCGAACGGCAGGGGCTGCTGCAACCCGGCGCGACGATCCTGGAGCCGACGAGCGGCAACACCGGCATCTCGCTGGCGATGGCAGCCCTGCTCAAGGGCTATCAGATGATCTGCGTGATGCCCGAGAACACGTCGATCGAACGTCGCCAGCTACTCGAACTGTACGGCGCGCGGATCATCTACTCGCCCGCCGAAGGTGGCTCGAACACCGCGGTCGCGCATGCGAAAGAGCTTGCGCAGCAGAACCCTTCGTGGGTGATGCTGTACCAGTACGGCAACGAGGCCAACTCGCTGTCGCACTACGAGGGCACCGGACCGGAGTTGCTCGCCGACCTGCCGGAGATCACCCACTTCGTCGCGGGCCTCGGCACCACCGGCACCCTGATGGGCACCGGCCGATATCTGCGCGAGCACAAGCCGGACGTGAAGATCGTCGCCGCCGAGCCGCGGTACGGCGAGGGCGTCTACGCGCTGCGCAACATCGACGAGGGATTCATCCCCGAGCTGTACGACCCGGACGTGCTGACGACGCGGTACTCCGTCGGCTCATACGACGCGATTCGGCGCACCCGGGATCTGGTTCAGGTGGAAGGGATCTTCGCCGGCATCTCCACCGGCGCGGTACTGCACGCCGCGCTGGGCATCGCGGCCAAGGCGGTCAAGGCAGGCGAGCAGGCCGACATCGCGTTCGTCGTCGCCGACGCCGGTTGGAAGTATCTGTCGACCGGTGCTTACGCCGGTAGCCTGGATGACGCCGAAGACGCGTTGGAAGGTCAGCTATGGGCTTGA
- a CDS encoding rhomboid family intramembrane serine protease — MGLSGPGYPATPPQPKKRPAWMVGGLTVLSFVVLLWVIELFDSLSDHRLDDNGIRPLESDGLLGILFAPLLHSNWDHLIANTIPALVLGFLMTLAGMSRFIFATAIVWILGGLGTWLIGNVGAHCPYVGVRCEVNHIGASGLIFGWLAFLIVFGFFTRKAWEIVVGVIVLLVYGSVLLGVLPGTPGVSWQGHLSGALAGVVAAYLLSGPERKARERRKSAAANPYLTT; from the coding sequence ATGGGCTTGAGCGGTCCGGGATACCCGGCAACGCCACCGCAGCCGAAGAAGCGGCCCGCGTGGATGGTCGGCGGCCTGACCGTGCTCAGCTTCGTCGTGTTGCTGTGGGTCATCGAGCTGTTCGACTCGTTGTCCGACCACCGCCTGGACGACAACGGGATCCGGCCGCTGGAGAGCGATGGGCTGTTGGGCATCCTGTTCGCGCCGTTGCTGCACTCGAACTGGGATCACCTGATCGCCAACACCATTCCGGCGCTGGTGCTCGGTTTTCTGATGACGTTGGCGGGCATGTCGCGGTTCATCTTCGCCACTGCCATCGTGTGGATCCTCGGCGGCCTCGGCACCTGGCTTATCGGCAACGTCGGCGCGCACTGCCCCTACGTCGGTGTGCGGTGCGAGGTCAACCACATCGGCGCTTCGGGCCTGATCTTCGGCTGGCTCGCGTTTCTGATCGTGTTCGGATTCTTCACCCGTAAGGCGTGGGAGATCGTCGTCGGCGTGATCGTGCTGCTCGTCTACGGCAGCGTCCTGCTCGGTGTGCTCCCCGGCACGCCGGGGGTGTCGTGGCAGGGTCACCTGAGCGGGGCGTTGGCGGGCGTCGTCGCGGCGTATCTGTTGTCCGGACCGGAACGCAAGGCGCGAGAACGACGCAAGAGCGCGGCGGCGAACCCGTACCTGACGACGTGA